CACTTCTCCTCCACTGTGGCGTGAAATACGCCAAAATTGCAGCTAGAGAGCTAGCACGCCGCTCTCTCCTTTTAGCTCATAGACTTTTATTTATTTCCTACTCCCTCCATTCAAAAATGTATGTCGGAGTTACCGGATACCACGCCGTGGTGGCTTGGTCCCTCAAGTAGGCTCTCCACCAAATCCCTTTATGCGCACTTGGTGATGGCTCATGGATATGAGAAATTAACGGAGATTTAGAAAACTAGACTCCCTCTTCGGATTAAGATTTTTGTGTGGCAACTTGTTTAGGGTAGGCTCCCTTCGGGTGACCATGTTCTTAAAATGAATGGTCATGTTGATGGCATGTGCCCACtctatggcattgaagaggaacttAATCATATAATATTCTATTGTGTTTTCGCACAATTTTTGTGGGGTTGCCTTAGAGAATGGGGCAATGGGTTTTGTCCTACCGATTTCCCTGTGTTCTATCAGCTCATAGCCTCTTGCTCTGTACATGCCcgcagaatgatgtgattgaatttcGGGACTTTGGCGTGGTTTCTATGGTGTACTAGGAATAGGCTTGTATTGAGCAAGTATACCCATTAGGGCCAGTAATGTGATTTATAAAATGTGCCATTTCATGCAGCTATGGAAACCTCTCTGCAAGCGGCAGACAGGTTGGCGGTTGACAAGTTGACTAGGAAGTACAAGGAGCTGGCGTCATCCGTTATTATTGTTATTTATCCTCCTTGAGACTATTTGTTATTTATCCTCCTTGAGACTATTTGTTATTTTTGCGGGTTGTGTTGTTGCCCCATCGTGAACTTTTTCTTTATCTCCTCCTCTTTTATTGTTCTTTGTGGACCTCCAATTTCTATTGTTGTTCTATCGTGGTTAGGGAATCTCCAACGGCGACCTGTAAATTTCCCCCTCATCCGTCCACGGATAGGGTGGGACAAGTCCACTGACACGGTTGCGTGAGACGGCCATCCAACGCTGCCTGCATACATTTCAAGCGAGGTTTCGACTTagtggacgaaattcatgcaaactggCTGATGTCTATCAAAGTTCAGAAAAACAGCAGAAATCGTCCATATAGAGCATGCAAATAAGTCTAGTACAACACTGCCTCAGATTCGATGTCCAACAAGTTTTTCAACGAATCATGTCGTCCCACAGATACTGCCCCTTCAGCACCATCCAACGATGTGTATGTAAATGGCCGTCCCTCTTTTCCGTGGTACATCACGACAGCATGTACGGgcaacattgagtgaatgaatgATTCAATCAACTagttgaggaagaagaagcaaaactTACGATCTCCTTCTCTATCATGTGCAATGGCAACCTTGCCTTCGGCTGAGCAAGTACGTGACAAAACTTGGTGAGGATGGTCTGGATGGCGTACATCGATACGACAATGACCTCACATACGATCATGGATGATGTGCATGTCGTAGGGTGCAATGTGCTTTCGTGTGTGAAACAATTAATGCACTTGCTGCCAGAAGGTCTCTCCTCGGCTCCTGCCTAAGAAAACCACGGATACAACCAAACACACATTGCGCAATAACTCATCCTCCATGGTCGAGTACCCCGCCATCCTTCTTACTCTGAAAAAACGACATGGCGTCCgaaaataagctcaatggcatttgaTCGAACACTTCCCAGGTGTGGTGGCCGCGATGGAGGTCGTAGACAGGGTGGTGGAGTGTACTTGGGTACAAATGGCTCCAGGGTAGACATCGCCGTCGTAAAAGGCGAACGGGTGCATCGATGGTGGTTGCGAACGTCCGGCAATGCCTGTGTGCGgtcgaagaagtacatcggtggcggaGGAGGTGGAGGGTGCAGATgcaaaaggaagggggagaagtgGCGGAGTGGAAGAAAATGGAACCGGGAGGGCTGATTTAGTGGTCCTGGGTGTCAGAGTCCAATGTGGCTGCTGTCTCGACTCTTGCACTCCCCCCACCCCACATTGTCTCAATTTTGCGGGAGAAAACATGTCCAGACCGCCGAGCAGACCGATACAAGACCGCACTGGATGGCAAGGTCTAGACCGCGCAGTTCAAACGAATGCAGACGGTTTGAAGGTTGGCGTTGGAGATTCCCTTATAACTTTATTTATAAAACAAGGTGTGAAGCCTTTTCTGATTGTTTGACGTTCTTTTAGTTTATACTCAAGTTAGCAACTGAACGTCGGATACATTTACCAAGGGGCCTCTTGTATCAATGATCGCTGCACCGGAGTTGGACAAACTTGTGTGCGATCTCATATTAGGTGAGATCAATGAGATcgttaaaaaatatatatattcaaACATTTTCAATTGGACATACATCACTGTTTGATGTACAACCTCAGAAAGTTTTGGTTTCTAATTCGACTTAcataaatagaagcaaaaaatgACAAAATCCGATGTGAATAGTGTTAAATTACTATTCATCCAAAGCTCCCAGTATTCACACTCAAAATTTTCTCTTTTTAATCTCTAAATGTACATTAGATTTTGAGCTGATTTTTTTCGTAGTTGTAGACATATCCCACATGGATGTTATCAAAtagtttcagatttttttaaatGTCAAAATATAATATTTTAGATTAATCTTACGACCTCAACTAAATGTGAGATCTAATGCAAGTCTTCCTAAAGTGCGTGACGAAAAAGTACCCCCTTAATCAATTTTTAATCTCTATGCATGGGACGCAGCTTCGGCGTCTTAAAGACACCTGCCTTTggattattgacatgtgggtcagtcacctattgggcccacatgtTATAGACATAAAGATAGATgtcttaagagcatctccaacagccgcgctaaactagcgccgcgccgtaaattaggccgttttagcgcgcgcgcaacgcggcgggtcgcttcagcgggcgcgcaaaaacggcgcgcgcgctaTAACGGGTTGGGCGCGCGGTTGAAAACACTTACCCGCGCGGCGTATTTCGGGCGCCagctacagcgcgcggcacactcgagcgctcgcgccgcactctctcctctcctcgtcctacgccccgcgcgcgccggcgccggcgccctgccacccacccatggacgcgcacaccggcGCCCCGCTCACCCCGCTGTACAGCTGCGACCCccctccgccgccgcagccgccgccgccgccggaaaccctagcgcgggaagcgctggcgtcgccaccgccagagctccgccgagcgtcggcctagtctcaacgatgatgcatacatgtccactatgggtgttgggtccaacaattcgcattggtctcaaaccaatgacatccatttcgaagaccatgagtttgaggtggacgaggagggtgagggaattGTCGAGGCGCtgaaaggaagagcgggcaattactcaaccaacgatgacaagttactatgccatacttatttgcaagtgtcgagggatccatccattggaggtgatcaaagtagagacgcgtattgggggcgaatgaaagaacactttgatgctcacaacttgagtggaattgaccgctccgagagatcacttcggtcccgatggtcgacaatcaactcggattgtcaaaaATGGGCGGCCGTACAAATGGTAGTTGACAAGattaacccaagtggcacaaatgaggatgatcgagtaagtggcatctcatatatgttcatcatacttgtttttggtgaccgaagtgctaacttattttgtttttcttgtagtacaacattgcacaaaacttgttcaaagaagagacaaggacaaccaagaaggggaagatcaagaaaggcagggtctttaccttgcctcattgctatgaagtgttaaaggatgatgagaaatggaagaagcgtgatggtttggaggatttgcatttgagcaacaaactGAAGCGAGCAATTGAGAtgaatgatgatgaggaggaggatgatgcatcaagtgatgacggcaaaagaagccccacacccaactcggtttcatactcgaagccaaaacgaccggatgggtgcaagaaatacaaaaccgaaaagaagaagaggaaaggagatgattagctcaaaaatgctatggaagctattgtgaaggcaaggaTCGAAGCCaatgaggtgaggaaaatggcaaggaaccaagatgccgtggccgaggagaggaggttggcggccgaggagagaagggtggcggccgaggagagaaagGTGGCTTTGGAGCAGAGGAAAGTGAGCAACGAGGAGCGAGCtaagttgttggaatgggagaagcacttatttttcttggacacatctaacctcaatgcggcgcaaaaagagtatgtcaatcttgcccaacaaaaagtcttgatccaaaaaagagccttggttcgtgcaatgggtggcggtggcctcggcgccattgGTGGCGGTGGCTtcggcgccatgggtggcggtggcctcggcgccatgggaggcatgggtggcttcggagccatgggaggcatgggtgcacctccggccgccatgggaggcatgggtggctttggagcatcTTCCGACGCTAtgaccgccatgggaggcatgagttttgcttctctcatgggaggcatgggtgcaccttcgGCCGCCATGGGTGTaatgtctttcgatgtgccttctcacacacattcccatgaagatgccgttgaagatcttgccaacaccgtcggagcttcacatgatgcggtgcgtgatgcggtgcgtgatgaggagagggaggaagattcatcttcggaggcggaagagtcgtcttcggaagatgaggacgaagacgaagacgaggaagatgaagattgatgtgtctttcatgtcttgaactttagtttgcatttgaacttggttggatgaacttgtgggcatgattttgaacttgtgggcatgaacttttattcatcaacttgtttgtgtcaaatttcacatgttcattttttttccaaaacatcatatatgcaaaatgcttggcgagtcgcgcgcgctgtatttttgcgctctgctggagcggcgcacgcgcgctgcattatagcgcggctgctgAAGCCAGCGCAGACGGGCGTGCAAAACCAGTCACAATGCGCGTGATAAACAGGTTTTTTACGCGCGGCGCTTAGCACGACTGTTGGAGATGTTCTAAGGCACCAAAGCATCGTCCGTCCTATGCCTGCTGCCTGCCGCCCGCCGCCGAATTAACAACTGAACGCTGCGGCGCCGAGGGCCACCACTAGGACCCTTAGCCAGCACGTTGAAACCATCTTTGCTGTCGACCAGCACGTGTTCTTCGTGCCAAGAAATTTCCTTCCTCCAAAAGCCATAGAGAAACACCCCACGTCCCCTCATTTGACAGCAACAGCTAACAGCACACGCGCGATTCTTATAAATCAAACCCATCCAACCATCTCCAGTCCATCAATCTCCTTCCTCCAACCCACACCCGATCAACTAGTAGAGGCAGAGCAGACAGAGGGTTCGAGAGCGTACGGTGTCAGGTCAAGAATGGCGGCGTCAGGGAGCGCTCAGAGCCGACGCTTCGCTGTAGCGTGCGGCGTCCTCAGCCGCTGCATCAAGGCGGCCGAGGCGCGGCCGGTGGTCCTCCCCCTCATGCCCGGAGCCGAAGTGCCCGCTGAAGACGAGCGCGCGGCGGGTCCTGCGCCGGCGAGCGCGCACATGACCATCTTCTACGGCGGCCAGGTGCTGTTGCTCGACGAGGTCCCGGACGACAGGGCGGCCGAGCTGCTCCGTGTCGCTGCCGCAGCAGGCAGCGCGCGAGGGGACGGCGACCTGCCCATGGCGAGGAAGGCGTCACTGCAGCGGTCCATGGAGAAGCGCAAGGGGAGGCTCGCCGCGCGCGCCGTCCCCTACAGCCGGCCCGACGGCGACACGGCCTCCTGTAATCGTCTCACGCTTACCCTCTGATTCGTGTTCATGCGTAGTAGAGTAGCCTGAGTAATTTACGGTCCACGCAAATGTGTGGCTGCTGTTGGAGTCCAAATTGTTGACACACTCGCTTGTCCCCGTCGCTCTGATTTATTATGATCGGAAATTATTGCTGTTGTTCTTCTGATGAACTGATCATGGCGAATTGACGACGTTTCAAATTAAAATTATACATCATGCGCACGCCTGCCTTTGATTCCCACTTGGCCGTGTTGGCGGTAGCTGGTAAACACctgcaatttttttattttatttttgaaaatgtCGACACCTGCAGTTGGCAATTGGCAAGCGTGCGTAATTCATTTCTGCCGACCccccatcgagctcccacttggccGTGTTGACAGCTGGACACACTTTGCTGGTAGACACCGGCAATTGGCAATTATCCCTTTATAAACAGATATAAGACCTTTTATATCATTAAAATAATATTTCTTAATTTAGCAAACAACTTATTTTGAGACGAAGGAAGTAATCTAATACGGTTTGTTTTGAACTGGGAATAACCCCTTTCCACTAACTGAATAACGAAAATACATCATGAACCAATCAGAACGGGACGGGAAAGGGGAAAGCGAGTTCAAAGCATCGCCGGGAAATCCACCACCGGAACTCACGCACGAGATGTTAGAATAGATGGGTATAGGAGTTGTATAAGGATAGAAGTCTGTTTAAATTCTGTACTCTATCTCTATCTCCTCTTCTCTCCTTATCCTCTGTAACGACCGCCCCGGTCGATCTCATGATCGTTCTCTCGATCTTCCTGTAAACTTGTATGCCAAGGCTTTTGCCCAATATATACatgcggcccgagacaaagggttctacgcttcccatATACTTTTACATGGTAACAGAGCCTCTTCCTCATTCAatcgagagagattgcatctagctACCCCGCGACCGAGATCATGGCCACCACCGCTGCTGCCATGCTGCCGAGCATCATGGGTGCGCTTTCCACCACCTCATCCTCCACCTTCGCATCATCTTCCACCTCCACCCACAATACCACCTCCCTCGGATCGCCACCGCAAGAGAAGCTCACGAGGGGCAACTTCCTGCTCTGGAAGGCCATCGTGCTCCCGCAGATCAAGGGCGCGCAGATGGAGCACCACCTCGACGAGAAGAGCCCGCCACCGCCGGCCACTCTCACCATCACCAAGGACGGCAAAGAAGAACAAATCGTCAACTTTGCGAGATCCCTCTGGTATGcacagcaacaacagcttcaaggatACTTAATGGGTTCGTTTTCCCGTGAGATTCTTGCTCAGGTCGCCACGCTCCAGACTCCGGCGGAGGTGTGGCGCACCATCCACGCCATGTTTGCTGCCCAAAGTCAAGCCCAAGCGATAAACACTCGCATCGAGCTCACCAACCTCAAGAAAGGTAACCTGTCCATGGCTGATTATCTTGGAAAGATCAAAAGTCTCACTGATGAGGTCGCAAGCACGGCTGCGGCCCTCTCTGATCCGGAGATTGTCTCCAAAATCCTTGCTGGTTTGGACATGGAGTACAACCCGGTGGTGTCTGCACTTGCCGCCAGGGtagaacccatcaccgtccaagaaCTCTACAGGCAACTGCTCAGTTTTGATGCCcgcctcaccctcctccatggcggcGATCTTCGACAGTCCTCTGTCAACTCCGCCTCTCGTGGCCGCGGCCGTGGGCGCGGTCACCAGGGGCAAC
This portion of the Triticum dicoccoides isolate Atlit2015 ecotype Zavitan chromosome 7A, WEW_v2.0, whole genome shotgun sequence genome encodes:
- the LOC119331013 gene encoding protein TIFY 11e-like; this encodes MAASGSAQSRRFAVACGVLSRCIKAAEARPVVLPLMPGAEVPAEDERAAGPAPASAHMTIFYGGQVLLLDEVPDDRAAELLRVAAAAGSARGDGDLPMARKASLQRSMEKRKGRLAARAVPYSRPDGDTASCNRLTLTL